The Bombus vancouverensis nearcticus chromosome 2, iyBomVanc1_principal, whole genome shotgun sequence genome window below encodes:
- the LOC117162846 gene encoding uncharacterized protein LOC117162846, whose product MMCEQTKDCHAWLDPLVGKITTNLGKNFNDIRYEVSTPNDSFFVSSLFFVNIVSNSTANNDDEEKETSNSVVIKIPSSLSHLREMMKLNEQFHNEILFYKKYAKYYDQLPRCVYVEQDDSFNSVIVLENVITQRGYSLCKWKNDIPLVYTIAAFREIARFHARAYAIKKNHKEEFFDFVNGIQEVRFYPGTIMSDVFNETATRWLDYLRKQGHDKQFCDKLEARLENVYEDLILKFVEVEEPLATLCHGDFTINNTLFKNENDKLKTMFIDFALIRYGSPILDLSTFVCLHCAKDIDKNMLDNVLKAYHDSLIQCLKENDMDCEQYPFEAFYEDYKKKGLFGFFIAAFFLPMVMGKSDKGLEDFDQMDMSEWIETLHHLGGDEINEILANMLLKLNEFGCLDYVL is encoded by the coding sequence ATGATGTGCGAGCAAACGAAGGATTGTCACGCCTGGTTAGATCCTCTGGTCGGCAAGATAACCACGAATCTCGGCAAAAATTTCAATGATATACGATACGAAGTATCCACTCCTAACGACTCCTTCTTCGTGTCGAGTTTATTCTTCGTCAATATCGTCTCTAACTCGACTGCCAACAATGACGACGAAGAGAAGGAAACATCGAACAGCGTTGTGATAAAGATACCGTCATCGTTGAGCCATTTACGAGAAATGATGAAATTGAACGAACAGTTCCACAACGAGATATTGTTCTACAAAAAGTACGCCAAGTATTACGATCAACTGCCTCGTTGTGTTTACGTTGAACAGGATGACTCTTTCAATTCGGTGATCGTCCTAGAGAATGTAATTACTCAGCGAGGTTACAGCTTGTGCAAATGGAAAAACGATATACCTCTGGTATATACTATAGCTGCGTTTCGAGAAATCGCAAGGTTCCACGCGAGAGCGTACGCGATAAAGAAGAATCATAAGGAAGAATTCTTCGATTTCGTGAACGGTATCCAGGAAGTTAGGTTCTACCCAGGCACCATTATGAGTGATGTATTCAATGAAACTGCGACCAGGTGGCTCGACTACCTTCGAAAGCAAGGCCACGATAAACAATTCTGTGACAAGCTCGAAGCTCGATTAGAGAACGTGTATGAGGATTTGATTCTGAAATTTGTCGAAGTCGAGGAACCTCTCGCCACGCTATGTCATGGCGACTTCACGATAAATAACACGTTGTTCAAAAACGAAAACGATAAACTGAAAACTATGTTTATCGATTTCGCATTAATACGGTATGGATCGCCGATTTTGGATCTGTCTACGTTCGTATGTCTGCATTGCGCGAAGGATATCGACAAAAATATGTTGGATAATGTTTTGAAAGCCTATCATGACTCTTTGATACAGTGTCTTAAGGAGAATGATATGGACTGTGAACAGTATCCGTTCGAGGCTTTCTACGAGGATTATAAGAAGAAAGGTCTGTTTGGATTTTTCATTGCCGCGTTTTTCCTACCTATGGTGATGGGAAAGTCTGATAAAGGACTGGAAGACTTCGATCAAATGGACATGTCAGAGTGGATAGAAACGTTGCATCACTTAGGTGGAgatgaaattaatgaaattttggcGAATATGTTGCTGAAATTAAATGAGTTTGGGTGTCTGGATTATGTGCTGTAA